A stretch of Prunus dulcis chromosome 6, ALMONDv2, whole genome shotgun sequence DNA encodes these proteins:
- the LOC117630325 gene encoding G-type lectin S-receptor-like serine/threonine-protein kinase At4g03230 → MQSNISRGSSLTTTTNSTWLSRSGLYAFGFYRQGNGYAVGIFLAGIPEETVVWTANRDDPPVSNNATLLFTSDGLALPTAEGQNYLAKSSGPASYASMLDSGNFVLYNSGREIVWQSFDHPTDTLLPSQRLLSGDELFSAKSEADHSTGIFRLKMQNDGNLVQYPVDTPDTSVYSFYSSFTDGEGENVTLNFGADGHLYLLNRNGSNIRNITDGGLPTDEGKLYLMRIDVGGIFRLYSHDLKKNAIWSVEWESSKDKCVPKGLCGLNSYCVLIDLEPDCKCLPRFESVNQGNQTSGCERNFVADACKNRNENFTYTMEELGSTTWEDISYMSLRLSDKDDCIQRCLVDCDCEAVFFDGTNCRKRRLPLRFGRRDKGTSERAFIKVGVPTKPDTDPRIVQPGSKKKGRTDILIIGLSFTALIHFVLDFRDCVVETQSHKWIWIGTAIGTAVLVMVLCISRRKLFSGETHPMVENELLEWMESDRSTGDVNGLQNDGKMGNNLTVFRYASVVAATTNFSEENKLGQGGFGPVYKGKLVTGREIAVKRLSRCSGQGTSEFKNELILISELQHTNLVQLFGFCIHGEERMLIYAYMPNKSLDYFLFDSTRAMLLDWTKRFNIIEGIAQGLLYLHKYSRMRVIHRDLKASNILLDEYMKPKISDFGLARIFAHNELEASTNRIVGTYGYMSPEYAMEGIFSIKSDVYSFGVLMLEIISGRRNSSFYNADRVLNIVGYAWELWKEGRGLELMDPTLKDSCTEDQLLRCFHVGLLCVEENAADRPSMSDVVSMLTTETISLPLPTRPAFITIRNVIVSDISISRRELQIISVNGLSNTTVAGR, encoded by the exons ATGCAGTCGAATATAAGCCGAGGCTCTTCTTTAACAACAACCACCAACTCCACATGGCTGTCACGTTCTGGTCTATATGCCTTTGGATTTTACAGGCAAGGCAATGGCTATGCTGTTGGGATATTTCTTGCTGGAATTCCCGAAGAGACAGTCGTGTGGACTGCGAATCGAGATGATCCACCAGTCTCCAACAATGCCACCTTGCTCTTCACAAGTGACGGCCTTGCCTTGCCAACAGCAGAAGGCCAAAATTACTTGGCAAAATCTTCTGGCCCTGCTTCTTATGCTTCCATGCTTGATTCGGGTAATTTCGTACTGTACAATTCTGGTCGGGAAATAGTATGGCAGAGCTTTGATCATCCAACCGACACCCTTTTGCCCAGTCAACGCCTTTTATCAGGAGACGAACTTTTCTCTGCGAAATCAGAAGCTGATCACTCAACGGGGATTTTCCGTCTCAAAATgcaaaatgatggaaacctTGTTCAGTACCCTGTAGATACTCCAGACACCAgtgtttattctttttattcatcTTTCACTGATGGCGAGGGAGAGAATGTGACACTTAATTTTGGTGCTGATGGCCATCTCTACTTGCTCAACAGGAATGGTTCGAATATTCGGAATATAACAGATGGAGGTCTTCCTACTGATGAAGGAAAACTTTATCTTATGAGAATTGATGTAGGTGGGATATTTCGTTTGTATTCACATGATTTGAAAAAGAACGCAATTTGGTCAGTTGAGTGGGAGTCTTCCAAGGATAAGTGTGTTCCTAAAGGCCTATGCGGATTGAATAGCTATTGTGTCTTAATTGATCTAGAGCCTGACTGTAAATGTCTTCCGAGATTCGAATCTGTCAACCAGGGAAATCAGACATCCGGGTGCGAGAGAAACTTTGTTGCGGATGCGTGCAAAAACAGGAATGAGAATTTCACTTACACCATGGAAGAGCTGGGAAGCACAACATGGGAAGATATTTCGTATATGAGTTTGAGATTATCCGACAAAGACGATTGCATACAACGCTGTCTGGTGGATTGTGACTGTGAAGCTGTGTTTTTTGACGGTACAAACTGCAGAAAGCGGAGGCTTCCTTTGAGATTTGGTAGAAGAGACAAAGGAACTTCAGAGAGAGCTTTCATCAAGGTAGGTGTACCTACAAAACCAGATACAGATCCTAGAATTGTTCAACCAGGAAGCAAGAAAAAAGGTAGAACTGACATCCTCATTATTGGTCTTTCATTTACTGCTTTGATCCATTTTGTTCTTGATTTCCGTGATTGTGTTGTGGAAACACAAT CACATAAGTGGATATGGATTGGCACGGCTATTGGCACTGCTGTATTGGTAATGGTGCTTTGCATCTCGAGGAGGAAACTATTTTCAG GGGAGACCCACCCGATGGTTGAGAATGAATTGCTTGAATGGATGGAATCTGATAGATCCACTGGCGATGTCAACGGGCTTCAAAATGATGGAAAGATGGGAAATAATTTGACAGTATTTCGCTACGCATCTGTCGTGGCTGCCACAACTAACTTCTCGGAAGAAAACAAGCTCGGACAGGGGGGCTTTGGACCTGTTTATAAG GGCAAACTTGTGACGGGACGAGAAATCGCTGTGAAGAGGCTTTCAAGATGTTCAGGGCAAGGAACTTCGGAGTTTAAGAATGAATTGATACTCATATCTGAACTCCAACATACAAACCTCGTTCAGCTTTTTGGCTTCTGCATTCATGGGGAAGAGAGGATGTTAATCTATGCCTACATGCCAAACAAAAGTTTGGACTACTTTTTATTCG ATTCAACCAGAGCGATGCTACTAGATTGGACGAAGCGGTTCAACATAATTGAAGGAATCGCTCAAGGACTGCTTTACTTGCATAAATACTCAAGAATGAGAGTAATTCACAGAGATTTAAAAGCTAGTAACATACTACTTGATGAATATATGAAGCCCaaaatttctgattttggttTGGCGAGAATTTTTGCACATAATGAACTTGAAGCAAGTACCAATAGGATTGTTGGAACATA TGGTTACATGTCTCCCGAGTACGCTATGGAGGGGATTTTTTCGATAAAATCTGACGTCTATAGTTTCGGAGTGTTAATGCTTGAAATCATTAGTGGTAGGAGAAATAGTAGCTTCTACAATGCTGATCGCGTGCTCAATATAGTAGGATAT GCATGGGAGTTATGGAAAGAAGGCAGGGGGCTAGAGCTAATGGATCCAACACTAAAGGATTCATGTACTGAAGATCAATTGTTAAGATGCTTCCATGTTGGTCTGTTATGCGTGGAAGAAAATGCAGCTGATCGGCCCTCCATGTCTGACGTCGTATCTATGTTGACCACTGAAACAATTTCGTTGCCATTACCTACAAGGCCAGCATTCATCACAATAAGAAATGTTATTGTGTCTGATATAAGTATAAGTAGAAGGGAGTTGCAAATTATATCAGTAAATGGCTTGTCTAATACCACAGTTGCTGGACGATAG